Genomic segment of Oceaniferula flava:
TCTCACAGTATTCGATGATGTCCGGAACGCCCACGCAGGTGTGCATCAGGTCTTCAGGGACATTTACTTCATAGTCCGGTGAGTAGGTCAGCTCGAGGAAATGCTCGTTGCCCGGCAGGTGAAGGAAGGCCAGCTGGTTCCCCTGCGGTGAAGTTTTTTGTTCGCCGAGCTCGAAGCCGACTTTCTCGTAAAATGCGATGCTTTCCTCAGGATTGGAAACACGGATACGGGTGTGTAGGAATTTGATCATGGCCATTTGTGCCGCGAAGATTCCGGCAGGTCAAGAGCGCTCATCTTGAATGGTTGCATTTGCATCGCACTTAGGATAGCTCTGTGGCGTGATTGAAACACGTAAGAATGTAGCCATTATTTTAGAGGACGATTACGAACGCCCATTTCGTTTAATCGACGGTATTCTATCGTCGCCCGGCGTCCGCGAACGCTGCGCATTCCGCAAATTTTCGATCTACAAAATCGACAAGGAAGATGTCTTCACCGATGAGTGGAAACCCGACGGCATCATTACCTGTTATTCCAAACCGAACCACTGGCTCGAGGACCTCGATATCCCGGTGGTGAACATGACCGGCACACCTGAGAATAAATACCCGTCGGTGGGAACCGATATGCGCTCACTGGTGGCCACCGTCGTGGAACACTTCGATAGCCTCGGCTTCAAGCACATCCTCTGCCTCGATACCGAAGGCTTCACCATCGTGCCAAGCATGACCGATCTGATGCAACCCGTCTGCGACGCCCGCGGCATCAAACTAACACGCGCCACGATGCCCGACGGTCTCGGCGGCCACGATGTTGCCAACCTCGGAGAAATCTGCCCTACTCTTGAAGACTGTGTGGAGAACCGCACCGAGCCTCTGGCGATCTTCTCCCTGCACGACCTTCGCGGTCGTCTGGTCACCGATTACCTGGTCAGCAAAAAAGTTCAGATCCCTCAGGAAGTTGCCATTTTGGGCTGCTTTGATTCTGTGGATGCCAAGCTCTGCGACCCGCCACTTTCCAGCATCGTGCTCCGCGACATCCAGATCGGGGCGCGTGGGATTGCCAAGCTTGAAAAGCTCATGGCCGGTGAGCCACTGGACACCGAACACGAGCTGGTGCCTGTGCACGGCGTCCGCGTGCGAGGTTCCACACTCGGCCAAAGTAAGGGCGACCTCGAAATCCTCCGTGCGCGCAGCATCATCCGCGAGCGCGCCCGCGAAGGAATCACCGTGGATATGTTGGTCAGCGAGATCAATGTCTCCCGCAGCACCTTTGAAAAACGTTTCATCGCCCTCACCGGACAATCGCCGGCGCAGGAAATCCGCAGCGTCCGGCTCGATTGGGCACGGGAACTTCTGCTGACCACCGACCTGCCGATGGCCCAGCTTGCGCCATTGGTCGGCTTCATGGATCGACGCGCCTTTGTGGTCTTCTTCAAGCGCGAAGCAGGTGTCACTCCCACCGAATTCCGCCAGGCAAACCGCGCCTAACCGAACACCGGCCACTGCAAAAACAGGGCCGGCGTGTTTCCGCTGAGGGAGTGAGCTGACTTACAGCTTGGTCACTAACAGAGCAAAGGCAACCAGCGCTCCAATTTTCTCGTGACTGCTACCCACGGCGGCGATGACGAGGAAGCCAAGGCACATGATCCCGACGGCCTTCAAGCGGGCCATGCTCCAGAACCAGATGCCAGTTTTCGCATCAACACTTTCCTCGGCAGCTTCCATGCGTGCCTTTTTCAGATCGTCTTTGCGCAGGTCGTCGATCTCCTCGCGCATCTTCTTTTTGTCATCCGAGCTCTCAGATTCCTCGATGTCTTTCTCGAGCATAGCGATTTCAAACTGCACGGCTTCGACTTTTCCAGAGGCGTCGCGCGCGGAGGTGCTCTTCCAAGTCAGGATCCCCTGACTCAGTAAAAATAGCAGCAGGCCGAGCAGGACGAGGGCGTAGCGGAACAGAGCGTTACCGCCTAATTTTTGGGTTTCTTCATTGAGGTCCATGGACTTAGTGGGTGGTTGTTGTGGGGTTTAGATAAATGGTCCTAACCGTGCTATCGACGGTTCGGACTCACTAACATGCACACAAATGCCCGAGGAACTCAATCAGCAAAGTCACTGATAGTCAGAGCGTTATTTTTTCGGAGTGCGGGGATGCAATCACCGCTTTGGATACTCGTGGGTGGTGGTTTCGTTCAGACGGCTGGAGATGGTCTTACGATGGACCCATGCGGGGTGGGGTTTTGGAGTAATGTCTACTTGACCTTGGGGTGAAGCTTTTTGGAATATGGAAAGCGGTGATTGCATCTCCGCACTCCATAAAAAAGCCGCCCGCAGGGATCTGCGGGCGGCTGGGTGATTGATGCTTGGGTTGGGCGCTTTATGCCTTGGCCTTGCCTTTGCCTTTTGGTGTGACCGGCTTAAAGACCAGCTCTTCGCTGTCCTTCACGCGGGTGACCTTGACGGTGTCGCCCTCTTTGATGTCGGCGCGAAGCAGGGCTTCGGCGAGCGGATCTTCGAGGTAACGTTCCACCGCACGGCGCATGGGGCGTGCCCCGTAGTTGGGATCGTATCCCTTGTCCATGAGCAGCTCGCGGGCACCTTTGTCGAGAGTCAGGCTGATGCCTTTGTCCTGCAGGCGATCGAAGAGTTTGGAGCACTCGAGATCGACGATGACGTTGAGCGCTTTCTTCTCCAGCATGTGGAACACCACGGTGTCGTCAAGACGGTTGAGGAACTCTGGCTTGAAGTGCCTTTTGGCCTCTTCCAGGATCTTCTCTTTCATGCCTTCGAAGTCGTTTTCATCTTCCTGCATGGCGCCGAAACCAAGGGAGGTCTGACGTTTGATGCTGGAGGCACCGACGTTGGAGGTGAGGATGATAATGGTGTTGCGGAAGTCGATCTTGCGACCAAACGAGTCCGTCACCATGCCCTCTTCCAGAATCTGCAGGAGCAGGTTCATGACGTCTGGGTGAGCTTTTTCAATCTCATCGAAAAGAACCACGGAATAGGGACGACGGCGAACCGCTTCGGAAAGCTGGCCACCTTCTTCGTAACCGACGTAGCCGGGAGGCGAACCGATCAAGCGCGAGGTGGAGAATTTCTCCATGTACTCCGACATGTCGATCTGGATCAGGCTGTCAGGATCGCCGAACATGAAATCGGCAAGGTTGCGAGCGAGGTAGGTTTTACCAACACCGGTAGGTCCGAGGAAGAGGAACGAACCGATCGGGCGACGCGGGTCCTTGAGGTCGGCGCGGGAGCGGCGGAGGGCTTTGGAAATGGTCACCACAGCGGTGTCCTGACCAATCACGGCCTCCTTGAGTTTCTCCTCCATTTTCAGAAGCTTGTCGGCTTCCTTCTGCTCCATGCGCTGGAGTGGCACACCGGTCCATTTAGAAATGACCGACATGATTTCGTCCTCGCCGACTTCGACGATGGTTTCCTCACTTTCGGCTTTCCAGGATGACACCAGGTCTTCCAGCTCCTTCTTGGCATTCTTCTCGGCATCGCGCATTGACGCGGCTTCCTCGAAGTTCTGATCGTTGATGGCAGCAACCTTTTCCTCCTGGATCTTGACGATCTCGGCCTCGAGGTCCTTGACCTTCGGGGGGCGGGTCATCTGACCGATGCGGGCGCGGGAGCCAGCTTCATCGATGACGTCGATGGCCTTGTCCGGCAGGTAGCGATCGGAGAGGTAGCGCGAGGAAAGCTTCACCGATGCGGCGAGGGCTTCCTCGGTGTAGCGTGCCTTGTGGTGATCTTCATACTTGCTGCGCAGGCCTTGCAAGATCGCAACGGCATCCTCTTCGGAGGGCTCCTCGACCTTCACTTTCTGGAAGCGGCGCTCGAGGGCGGAGTCTTTTTCGATGAACTTGCGATACTCGTTCATGGTGGTGGCACCGACGCACTGCAGCTCGGCTCGGCTCAGTGCCGGCTTGATGATGTTAGAAGCATCCATGGCGCCCTCGGCGGATCCGGCACCCACGATGGTGTGCAGCTCGTCGATGAACAGGATGACGTTACCGGCTTTGCGGATTTCATCCATCACGGCCTTGATGCGTTCTTCAAATTGGCCACGGTATTTGGTGCCGGCGACCATCAGGGCGAGGTCGAGAGTGACCACGCGTTTGTCGCGCAGGAGCTCAGGCACGTTGCCACTGGAAATCTCTTGGGCGAGCCCTTCGATGATGGCGGTTTTACCCACGCCGGCTTCACCGATCAGCACCGGGTTGTTCTTGGTGCGGCGGCAGAGGATCTGGATGACGCGCTCGATTTCGGACTCGCGACCGATCACCGGATCGAGCTTGTCCTTATCGGCAAGCTTGGTGAGGTCACGACCGAAGGCTTTCAGCGCAGGTGTCTTGGTTTTGCCCTCGGCATCGGTGCTGTCTTCAGTGTCATCGCCATCGTCGTCGAACTCATCGAACTCGTCCTCCATGTCTTCGGGATTAAAGTTCGGATCGATCTCGGCGAGGATTTCTTGGCGGGTTTGATTGATATCGACGTTCAGGCTGCTGAGCACCCGGGCGGCCACACCTTCACCTTCGCGCAGCAGTCCTAACAACAAGTGCTCGGTGCCGACGTAGGAGTGGTCTAGCTGCTGGGCTTCCTTGTTCGAAAGCGCGAGCACCTTTTTCACCCGTGGGGTGTAAGGGATATTGCCACTGATCTTTTGCTCAGGTCCGGAACCGACCTGCTTTTCGACCTCGATCCTCACGGTCTCGAGATCAAGCCCCATGTTCTGCAACACGGAAACCGCGACGCCCTGTCCCAGCTTGATGAGCCCTAACAAGATGTGTTCGGTGCCCACGTAATTGTGGTTAAAGCGGTCGGCCTCTTTCCGCGATAGCGTCAAGACCTGTTGGGCTCTTGGAGTGAAATTATTCATGATATTTGCTGGTTACGCCGGGGGCGTGTCTTCTGGGTTTGTATGATTAATAAAACTGATAACAGGTGTTGGGAGGGATTGCAACCTGCTACGTATGATTTCAGCGCGCAGGGTGTCTCTTTCCTCCGGGCTCAGCTTTCTTTTTGCGTGGTGTTGTAAATGCGCAGGTTCGATATCCATCAGCAGCGAGTCGCAGAGCTGCAATGTCTCCTTCGGGAAACATCCCATATCCGCACCCAGGCGCACCAGGGACAGGTGGGTCAGTGCTTCCTTGGAATCGATCACATAAGCATAGCGTAGCAATCCGTATGCCCGGGCAATCTTATCGGCGATCATTTGTGGGTCATCCTCCACTAATTTAAGTCGGGCGTTGCGTTCGTGATCGCGCACTTTGCGAATGACGCGTTCGAGTCGACTGATGATGTCCTGCTCGCTTTCGCCGAGGGTCGACTGATTGGAAATCTGGAACAAATGCCCGAGCGACTCCGTGCCCTCGCCAAAGATCCCGCGCACGGCGAGGCCGAGTTTTCCAACGGCCTGGATCACCTGGCCGATGTGATCGCTGATGACCAGACCGGGCAGATGCAGCATGGCGGAGGCGCGCAGGCCGGTGCCGACATTGGTGGGGCAGGCGGTGAGGTATCCGAGCTCCTGATCGAAGGCGTAGGTCAGCTTTTTCTCCAGCTGCTCGTCCACCTTGGTGATCAATTCGTAGGCTTCCTGAAGATGCAGGCCGGAGCGGATCGATTGCAAGCGGAGGTGATCCTCCTCGTTGATCATCACACTCAGCGTCTGGGTGCGGTTCACCACCGCGGCACTTCCTTCGCTGCGGGCGGCTTGTTCCCGGCTGATCAGGTGGCGCTCTACCAACACCTGCTTTTGCACCGAGCTCAACTCGCTGAGCTGGTGGGAAAATGCGGCCTTCATCTCGGGCAATTCTTCGATGGCGGCGCGCAGGTCCGAGAGGATTTCGATGCGCTCTTGCTTGCGTGCCCAACCGGGGAAAGGTGTGTCGCTGACGTTGCGCGCCAGGCGGATGCGACTGGTCAGCACCACGGCGCTGTCCGAGTCCGCACCGGTCATCCAATCGGCCGGGTGCTTCAATAATGTGGAAAATCTCATCATGGCTAGAATGCGTGGTTTGAGTGGCGTTGCTTATTGCTCGGAGCTGGCGGCATTCTCATCGCTGAGCTTCTGCAGCTGATCGCGCAGGGCGGCAGCCTTCTCGTAATCTTCATTGGCGATGGCGCCATTCATTTCCTGCTGCAGCTGATCGATCTTCTGCTTGTTTTGGAAGGCCTCCATCATGCCCGCCGGCACTCGACCGACGTGACAGGTGTCTTTGTGCATGCCGCCGAGGTTGTGTTTAATCTCCTCGCGGAAAAATTGGTAACACTGACTGCAGCCGAGCCGACCGGTCTTCTTCAGATCGTCAAAGGCAAATCCGCAGCCCGGACAGGTGCCGGTGCCCAGCTGGCGTCCAGCAGCTCCCATCGGACCGCCGAGAGAGAGCTTGCCCACATCCGAAGCCTCGGCCGCAGACGCCGCCTTCGCGGACAGCTTGTTCGGGTCCATGTCACCCAGCAGGAAGCCCGACGGATCGGTCACACCATTTTCGATGGCACACTTCTCACACAAACAAGATTTCTTCGAATGTCCGTCGATAATTTGAGTAAAAAAGACAGTGGCCTTGCTATCACAGTAGTCGCATTGCATCGCTGAGATCACCCTAGACGCCACTGGGGGAAATGCGAAAAGAAAAACTCACCATTCCCGATTTTTTTCCGCCCGCACGCCGCCCCCCTCATCGGCTGCAGAACCCCCGACCCAAAATTCGCAAGATATCACTTGGAAAATTCCAGAATCACATCGAACGTCGCGGCAAGTAACACCCAGCACATCACTCACCATTATGAGCAGTAACACAGAGAACCAATCAAGAATAGCCTTTGTCGGCGTCGGGCGCATGGGCGCGAACATGGCCCGCCGACTGAACGACTGCGGCTACCAGATCACCGCCGTCAACGATGTCAACCCGGACCAGGCGGCTGAGCTCGCCGAAGAGATCGGTGCGAAAAACTGCACGAAGCTCGCCGAAGTCACCGCCGCCGCGGATATCATCTTCACCGTGGTCAGCAATGATGCCGCCATGCGCCAGATTTTCATGGGCGAGGGCGACAACTTACTCACCGAAGCCGAAGGCAAGATCTTCATCAACTGCGCCACCCTCTCACCGGGCCTACAGCAAGAGGTCGCTCAGGCTGCCGAGGCCGCGGGCGCATCTGCCATCGAAGGCAGCATGGCATCCAGCATCAGCCAAGCCCGCGACGGCACGCTCTACCTGATGATCGGCGGCGACCGCGCCGTGTTCGAGAAAACCCAACCGATCCTCGAGCAGATGAGCGTCAAGCTGAAGTACATTGGAGAAATTGGCAAAGCGTCCCAAGTCAAGGCCCTGGTCAACATGGTGATGAACATCAACACCGCCGCCCTCGCCGAAGGACTGGGACTCGCCGATGCACTCGGACTCGACCTCAAAATGATCTGCGAAGTCTTCGCCAACACCGGCGCCAACAGCCGTGTGCTGGAAACCGACGCCGAGGACATGATCGACCGCGATCACGAAGCCTGGTTCATGGCGGAACACGCATCCAAAGACAGCGGCATCGCCCAGGACCTCGCCCAGCAAGCCGGCCTCAATCTGCCACTCAACAACGCCACCAAGGCGCAATACGATAAACTCATCGAAGTCGGCAAAGGCCAGCTCGACAAGTCCGCCGTCTCCGAACTGACCTTCAAAGGGCGGAGCTAGGCCACGCATCCTAAAACTCAATCTCGCTCGCCGCCCTGACGGTGGCGTATTTCAAAACCAGAACAACGAATACCACATTATGTCCCAAATTGTCCCACTCATCAGCTCCGGCACCGCCGGCCCACTCGGCGTGCTTCACCTGCCACGTCTCTGGCAGAAGGCCTCGCTGGCCAAGGTCGGAAAAATCCACCCTGACTACCCTGGCACCGGCCAAGGTTACGATCAGATGGTGCTCGACGGCCTCGGAATCGACCGCGACGCCTTCATCAGCTTCATGGACGGCAAACCCACCTACCCCCAGCTGGAAGCGTGGATTCTCGAGCAAAAAGGAGGTTCGCTCAATGCCGCAGCCGTCAGTGAGCTGAACGACAGCATTACCGGCTATATCCACAAAGACGAAACCCGCGCCGAAATCCTTGCCGCCTGTGGCATGGAAGACGATGGCAGCATCCTCGATGCCATCAACCTGAACAACCTCGACGACTGGCAGGCGTTCCACGCCATCGAAATCGCTGGATAAGAGATCAACTCATCCGTCAAAGCCCCGCCGGAGACACTCCTGCGGGGCTTTTTGCTGCTTTTTTTTTGCTAAAACCCCGCCTTGTCAACCGGACTTCTCCGCCTCATTCTGCAACTCATTCAAATATTGGTCATTTCATATGAATATATTTCGCCACCTCACGTCCAACCGGCTGAATGGACCCGTTCCGCCTGACTCCGCATCCGGCCCGCTACCGGCCAGCGGTGGCAACAGTGACGTGGCGTCGGGAGGCGGGTCTGAAGCCATAACCCACAACCAACAACAAGAAAGACCAAGCAACACAACCCCCGAAACCAATGCCGCGATGGACGCTGCGGAGGATGCCGAACTGGTCCGTAAGGCCCAGTCAGGCGATACCCGCGCCTTCGATCAACTCGTCAGTAAACACCGAGGAAAAATCTACGCCATGATCCTGAATATGGTCAAAAATGATGCCGATGCCTGGGACCTCGCGCAAGAGGCCTTCATCAAGGCATGGCGTGCACTGCCCAAATTCGAGGGCAAGGCCCGC
This window contains:
- a CDS encoding VOC family protein, producing MIKFLHTRIRVSNPEESIAFYEKVGFELGEQKTSPQGNQLAFLHLPGNEHFLELTYSPDYEVNVPEDLMHTCVGVPDIIEYCEKLENDGIEIWPSGWKEKFTSGERKMAFIDDPDGYEVEILEVS
- a CDS encoding helix-turn-helix domain-containing protein, which translates into the protein MIETRKNVAIILEDDYERPFRLIDGILSSPGVRERCAFRKFSIYKIDKEDVFTDEWKPDGIITCYSKPNHWLEDLDIPVVNMTGTPENKYPSVGTDMRSLVATVVEHFDSLGFKHILCLDTEGFTIVPSMTDLMQPVCDARGIKLTRATMPDGLGGHDVANLGEICPTLEDCVENRTEPLAIFSLHDLRGRLVTDYLVSKKVQIPQEVAILGCFDSVDAKLCDPPLSSIVLRDIQIGARGIAKLEKLMAGEPLDTEHELVPVHGVRVRGSTLGQSKGDLEILRARSIIRERAREGITVDMLVSEINVSRSTFEKRFIALTGQSPAQEIRSVRLDWARELLLTTDLPMAQLAPLVGFMDRRAFVVFFKREAGVTPTEFRQANRA
- a CDS encoding ATP-dependent Clp protease ATP-binding subunit, with translation MNNFTPRAQQVLTLSRKEADRFNHNYVGTEHILLGLIKLGQGVAVSVLQNMGLDLETVRIEVEKQVGSGPEQKISGNIPYTPRVKKVLALSNKEAQQLDHSYVGTEHLLLGLLREGEGVAARVLSSLNVDINQTRQEILAEIDPNFNPEDMEDEFDEFDDDGDDTEDSTDAEGKTKTPALKAFGRDLTKLADKDKLDPVIGRESEIERVIQILCRRTKNNPVLIGEAGVGKTAIIEGLAQEISSGNVPELLRDKRVVTLDLALMVAGTKYRGQFEERIKAVMDEIRKAGNVILFIDELHTIVGAGSAEGAMDASNIIKPALSRAELQCVGATTMNEYRKFIEKDSALERRFQKVKVEEPSEEDAVAILQGLRSKYEDHHKARYTEEALAASVKLSSRYLSDRYLPDKAIDVIDEAGSRARIGQMTRPPKVKDLEAEIVKIQEEKVAAINDQNFEEAASMRDAEKNAKKELEDLVSSWKAESEETIVEVGEDEIMSVISKWTGVPLQRMEQKEADKLLKMEEKLKEAVIGQDTAVVTISKALRRSRADLKDPRRPIGSFLFLGPTGVGKTYLARNLADFMFGDPDSLIQIDMSEYMEKFSTSRLIGSPPGYVGYEEGGQLSEAVRRRPYSVVLFDEIEKAHPDVMNLLLQILEEGMVTDSFGRKIDFRNTIIILTSNVGASSIKRQTSLGFGAMQEDENDFEGMKEKILEEAKRHFKPEFLNRLDDTVVFHMLEKKALNVIVDLECSKLFDRLQDKGISLTLDKGARELLMDKGYDPNYGARPMRRAVERYLEDPLAEALLRADIKEGDTVKVTRVKDSEELVFKPVTPKGKGKAKA
- a CDS encoding protein arginine kinase, translating into MMRFSTLLKHPADWMTGADSDSAVVLTSRIRLARNVSDTPFPGWARKQERIEILSDLRAAIEELPEMKAAFSHQLSELSSVQKQVLVERHLISREQAARSEGSAAVVNRTQTLSVMINEEDHLRLQSIRSGLHLQEAYELITKVDEQLEKKLTYAFDQELGYLTACPTNVGTGLRASAMLHLPGLVISDHIGQVIQAVGKLGLAVRGIFGEGTESLGHLFQISNQSTLGESEQDIISRLERVIRKVRDHERNARLKLVEDDPQMIADKIARAYGLLRYAYVIDSKEALTHLSLVRLGADMGCFPKETLQLCDSLLMDIEPAHLQHHAKRKLSPEERDTLRAEIIRSRLQSLPTPVISFINHTNPEDTPPA
- a CDS encoding UvrB/UvrC motif-containing protein, with product MTDPSGFLLGDMDPNKLSAKAASAAEASDVGKLSLGGPMGAAGRQLGTGTCPGCGFAFDDLKKTGRLGCSQCYQFFREEIKHNLGGMHKDTCHVGRVPAGMMEAFQNKQKIDQLQQEMNGAIANEDYEKAAALRDQLQKLSDENAASSEQ
- a CDS encoding NAD(P)-dependent oxidoreductase — protein: MPESHRTSRQVTPSTSLTIMSSNTENQSRIAFVGVGRMGANMARRLNDCGYQITAVNDVNPDQAAELAEEIGAKNCTKLAEVTAAADIIFTVVSNDAAMRQIFMGEGDNLLTEAEGKIFINCATLSPGLQQEVAQAAEAAGASAIEGSMASSISQARDGTLYLMIGGDRAVFEKTQPILEQMSVKLKYIGEIGKASQVKALVNMVMNINTAALAEGLGLADALGLDLKMICEVFANTGANSRVLETDAEDMIDRDHEAWFMAEHASKDSGIAQDLAQQAGLNLPLNNATKAQYDKLIEVGKGQLDKSAVSELTFKGRS
- a CDS encoding DUF5069 domain-containing protein; protein product: MSQIVPLISSGTAGPLGVLHLPRLWQKASLAKVGKIHPDYPGTGQGYDQMVLDGLGIDRDAFISFMDGKPTYPQLEAWILEQKGGSLNAAAVSELNDSITGYIHKDETRAEILAACGMEDDGSILDAINLNNLDDWQAFHAIEIAG
- a CDS encoding RNA polymerase sigma factor produces the protein MNIFRHLTSNRLNGPVPPDSASGPLPASGGNSDVASGGGSEAITHNQQQERPSNTTPETNAAMDAAEDAELVRKAQSGDTRAFDQLVSKHRGKIYAMILNMVKNDADAWDLAQEAFIKAWRALPKFEGKARFSTWLFRISHNVVYDWLRKRKIQGDGELNDEIFDAGKIDPGAATTPHHDARPDEAMQRGELRSQLEAAIAKLSDQHREVIVLREVQGLDYKEIADITNNSLGTVMSRLHYARKKLQAILTTR